One genomic segment of Cervus canadensis isolate Bull #8, Minnesota chromosome 14, ASM1932006v1, whole genome shotgun sequence includes these proteins:
- the LOC122453077 gene encoding THO complex subunit 2-like produces MDEHKREIVEAKQIVRKLTMVVLSSDKIDEREKEKEKEEEKVEKPPDNQKLGLLEALLKIGDWQHAQSIMDQMPPYYAASHKLIALAICKLIHITIEPLYRRVGVPKGAKGSPVSALQNKRAPKQAESFEDLRRDVFNMFCYLGPHLSHDPILFAKVVRIGKSFMKEFQSDGSKQEDKEKTEVILSCLLSITDQVLLPSLSLMDCNACMSEELWGMFKTFPYQHRYHLYGQWKNETYNSHPLLVKVKAQTIDRAKYIMKRLTKENVKPSGRQIGKLSHSNPTILFDYILSQIQKYDNLITPVVDSLKYLTSLNYDVLAYCIIEALANPEKEKMKHDDTTISSWLQSLASFCGAVFRKYPIDLAGLLQYVANQLKAGKSFDLLILKEVVQKMAGIEITEEMTMEQLEAMTGGEQLKAEGGYFGQIRNTKKSSQRLKDALLDHDLALPLCLLMAQQRNGVIFQEGGEKHLKLVGKLYDQAS; encoded by the coding sequence ATGGATGAACACAAACGAGAAATTGTAGAAGCTAAACAGATTGTTAGAAAACTTACAATGGTTGTATTGTCTTCTGATAAAATTGACGAgcgagagaaagaaaaggaaaaagaagaggagaaagtggaGAAGCCACCTGACAACCAAAAACTTGGTTTGTTGGAAGCCTTGTTAAAGATTGGTGATTGGCAGCATGCCCAGAGCATTATGGATCAGATGCCTCCATACTATGCAGCTTCACATAAACTAATAGCCCTTGCTATTTGCAAGCTGATTCATATAACTATTGAGCCTCTCTACCGAAGAGTTGGCGTTCCTAAAGGTGCTAAAGGCTCACCTGTTAGTGCTCTGCAAAATAAGAGAGCACCAAAACAAGCAGAGAGCTTTGAAGATTTGAGGAGAGACGTCTTCAATATGTTCTGTTACCTTGGTCCCCACCTTTCTCACGATCCCATTTTATTTGCAAAAGTGGTGCGGATAGGCAAGTCATTTATGAAGGAGTTTCAGTCTGATGGAAGCAAacaagaagataaagagaaaacgGAAGTTATCCTTAGCTGTTTGCTTAGCATTACTGACCAGGTATtacttccatctctttctttGATGGACTGCAATGCTTGTATGTCTGAGGAACTATGGGGaatgtttaaaacatttccatATCAGCATAGATATCATCTGTATGGCCAGTGGAAGAATGAAACTTACAACAGTCATCCACTTTTAGTAAAAGTTAAAGCTCAAACAATAGACAGAGCCAAATATATCATGAAGCGTCTAACCAAGGAAAATGTGAAGCCTTCTGGAAGACAAATTGGGAAGTTGAGCCACAGCAATCCAACCATTTTGTTTGATTATATCTTGTCACAAATACAGAAGTATGATAACTTAATAACACCTGTAGTAGATTCATTGAAATACCTCACTTCATTGAATTATGACGTCTTGGCCTATTGTATCATTGAAGCTTTAGCTAatccagaaaaggagaaaatgaaacatgaCGACACAACCATCTCAAGTTGGCTTCAGAGTCTGGCTAGTTTCTGTGGTGCAGTTTTTCGTAAATATCCAATTGATCTTGCTGGTCTTCTTCAGTATGTGGCTAATCAGCTAAAGGCAGGCAAAAGTTTTGACCTGCTTATACTGAAAGAAGTGGTACAAAAAATGGCAGGGATAGAAATTACTGAAGAAATGACAATGGAGCAGCTAGAAGCCATGACTGGTGGAGAGCAACTCAAAGCTGAGGGTGGTTATTTTGGCCAGATAAGAAACACTAAAAAATCCTCCCAGAGATTAAAGGATGCACTATTAGACCATGATCTTGCTCTTCCTCTCTGCTTGCTTATGGCTCAGCAGAGGAATGGGGTAATCTTTCAGGAAGGTGGAGAGAAACATTTGAAACTTGTGGGAAAACTCTATGATCAGGCAAGTTAA